TCTAATGGTGGTGGACCATCGATCATTGGCTCATAAACTTCATCACCTTTTCGGGTTTTAAACTCTTCTTTCACCTTTGTAACTAATTTTGGATTTTGAAACAAGTCTAACATTGTCATACCCATTGCTTTAGATGCATGAATCATTCCTTTATGTCCAATAGACATTCCACCACAAGCAACTACTGCCCATGAATGCCAAGGTGTACCTGTAGGTGCTACAGAAACTCCTAAATTAATGTTTGGTACATTCCAACTTACATCACCAACATCTGTAGAACCACCGCCTGGGTTTTCTAATGTTTCTCTTAATGGGTGCACGGTACCATCAAAACCAACTTCTGGTTTACCGGTTGCTTTTTGAATGGCTTTACCAAAAACAGTTTCTTCTTCAGTATAGGTAATAGGACCTAATAACTCTAAATTATTTTGCATGATTTCTCCGCCAGAGCGGTTAACCAATGTTTCGTAAATACCAGATACCAACGAAATTTTATACTCAACATTCGCCATAATAGCAGCGCCTTCTGCCATAGCTTTTACACGTTCGTACGTTGGTAACATATTTGATCTTTTAGGATCTCTAACACGTACCCATAACTTAGCGTAATCTGGTACCACGTTTACAACTTGCCCACCATCTTGTATATGATAATGAATTCTAGAAGATGGTAAAATATGCTCTCTGTAATAGTTGATACCTGTAGTATATAATTCTAAAGCATCAGATGCGCTACGACCGTTCCAAGGATCCATAGAGGCATGTGCTGCCTGACCATAAAACTCTACTACAAAATCAATAAGTGATAAACCGCTTTGTACATCTGCTTCAATACCTGCACCTGGGTGCCAGCTAACGTTGACGTCTACATCATCCCATAATCCAGCTTTTACCATCCAAACTTTTGCAAAGTATTTTTCTTCCGCTGGTGTGCCTAAGAATTTTACGGTTCCTTTTATTTTACCAGTATCCATTAGTTCTTTAATCGCAATTGCAGAGCCAAGACTTGCAGTACCAAACATGTTGTGTCCGCAACCATGACCTGCAGCACCTTCTTTAAAAGGTTCTTTTACGGGTGACGTTTTTTGAGAAATTCCAGGTAGAGCATCAAACTCACCCAAAATACTTATTACAGGGCTACCAGAACCATAAGTTGCAGTGAAGGCTGTTGGTATATCGGCAACGCCCCTAGTAACAGTTAATCCGTTCTTTTCGGCATAATCAGCCAAAATTCTTGAAGATTCTGTTTCATCAAAAGCAGTTTCGGCCAGTGCCCAGATAGAATCACTAATTTTAATAAGCTCTTCTTTATGTTTTTCGACAGAAGCGATGATTAGGTTTTTGTCTTTGCTCATTTTCTGAGAAAAAACTGAAGCACTCATGCACAAGCAGAGCGCCAATAATAATGTTTTTTTCATATTAGTTGTTTTGGTTGTTAGTCTTCTAATCATTAGTAGTGTTAAACCTTAGATTAAAGTCCTAGTAAATATACCAAAATAAAACGCTACATATAACTTGGTAAATGTGGGTTCTAATTGCGTATATCGAAGATTGACTCATTTTTAATGAATTATTTTGGATTCAAAAATTAAGAGTGCAATCACTTGAAAATAATATAATTTAATGCCTCATTTTTCGTTATTACATAAATCTCAAAGTTTTCAAAATTTCGAATTATGAAAAATCTAGCCTATAAAGTACTCTTGACCTCTGCATTTTTTTCAGTTATGGCGTGTAGTTCTACCAATAGAATGACCATGGGTATTACCCAACCAGCCGAAGTGCCAATACCAAATGATGTAATTAATATAGGTATAGTAAATAGAAGCAGTGCATCTGAAAACAACAAGGTTGTAGATAATATAGATAAGATTTTATCCTTAGAGGGACTTAATTTGGATAAAGAAGGCGCTCAAAATGCTGTAACGGGACTCAAATATGAATTAGAACGTAGTAATCGATTTGATGCTGTTAAGATAATTGATAATCAAAAAGATATAGAAAAAGGATTAAGCATTTTTCCATCAGAAATCTCTTGGGAGATTGTTGATAGAATTTGTAAGGATAATGATGTGGACGTACTATTTTCATTAGAGTTTTATGACACTGATACGGCTGTTGATTATGAATTAACTACAGTCAAAATACCTAATAATTTGGGTATCGATGCAAATGTACCGGGTCATAGAATTAAACTGAATACGGCTATTAAAAACGGATGGAGAATCTATGACCCGTCTAATAGAACAATTATAGATGAGTACGTTTCTAACGACAGACTATTTTCTTCGGGAGAGGGAATTAATCCTGTAAAGGCATTAGAGGCTGTGATTGGTAGAAAAGAGGCTGTTCTAAGTGTGAGTTCTAAATTAGGTGCAAACTATGCGCTTTTTACAAGACCTGAAAAAATTCGTATTGCTAGAGATTATTTTATAAAAGGAAGT
Above is a window of Maribacter aquivivus DNA encoding:
- a CDS encoding amidohydrolase; the encoded protein is MKKTLLLALCLCMSASVFSQKMSKDKNLIIASVEKHKEELIKISDSIWALAETAFDETESSRILADYAEKNGLTVTRGVADIPTAFTATYGSGSPVISILGEFDALPGISQKTSPVKEPFKEGAAGHGCGHNMFGTASLGSAIAIKELMDTGKIKGTVKFLGTPAEEKYFAKVWMVKAGLWDDVDVNVSWHPGAGIEADVQSGLSLIDFVVEFYGQAAHASMDPWNGRSASDALELYTTGINYYREHILPSSRIHYHIQDGGQVVNVVPDYAKLWVRVRDPKRSNMLPTYERVKAMAEGAAIMANVEYKISLVSGIYETLVNRSGGEIMQNNLELLGPITYTEEETVFGKAIQKATGKPEVGFDGTVHPLRETLENPGGGSTDVGDVSWNVPNINLGVSVAPTGTPWHSWAVVACGGMSIGHKGMIHASKAMGMTMLDLFQNPKLVTKVKEEFKTRKGDEVYEPMIDGPPPLDGE
- a CDS encoding DUF6340 family protein, producing the protein MKNLAYKVLLTSAFFSVMACSSTNRMTMGITQPAEVPIPNDVINIGIVNRSSASENNKVVDNIDKILSLEGLNLDKEGAQNAVTGLKYELERSNRFDAVKIIDNQKDIEKGLSIFPSEISWEIVDRICKDNDVDVLFSLEFYDTDTAVDYELTTVKIPNNLGIDANVPGHRIKLNTAIKNGWRIYDPSNRTIIDEYVSNDRLFSSGEGINPVKALEAVIGRKEAVLSVSSKLGANYALFTRPEKIRIARDYFIKGSTNLEIADRRAKAGDWDGAADLWNADLNNAKSKVAGRAYYNMAISNEINGNLNKAIEYASKAYTDYENKDALRYVNMLKRRVVNQQELNRQLAK